A portion of the Lathamus discolor isolate bLatDis1 chromosome 5, bLatDis1.hap1, whole genome shotgun sequence genome contains these proteins:
- the TLR5 gene encoding toll-like receptor 5, producing MMLCQLLVLVFGISLASDVYAFRSCYSEAQVSVYYYCNLTDIPTVPKDTVKFLLTFNYITQVTATSFPLLEHLFLLEIGTQYVYPVTIGKGAFRNLPNLRILDLGYNNILQLDIDAFVGLPRLAVLRLFQNNLGASILEEHYFQDLSSLEELDLSGNQITKLQPHPLFYNLTALKTVNLKFNPISNLCESNLTSFRGKHFLFFSLNSNYLYKTDETTWAKCPNPFSNITFTSLDLGVNGWSTEKVQAFSSAIKGTQIGSLIFSFHIMGSGFGFNNLKNPDQNTFAGLARSDLRLLDISNGYIFALKSLIFQSLGSLESLNLFKNKINEIQRQAFFGLRNLKTLNLSSNLLGELYDYTFTGLHSVMYIDLQQNHIGIVQEKSFSNLVSLKIIDLRDNAIKKLPSFPHLTSAFFGDNKLMSIAGKTLAATYLELERNWLANLGDLYILFKVPDVQYIFLKQNRFSYCVKNDNIIKNQQLIYMDLGENMLQLVWERGLCLDVFHGLSELQVLHLNNNYLSALPQEVFRGLTSLKRLNLASNLLSHLSPGIFPQSLTNLNLSGNQLFSPDPEVFMTLSILDITHNNYVCDCTLKSLLVWLNETNVTLAGSESDRYCVYPPAFAGVPLSSLTYDGCSEDELQQTLRFSLFVFTSVTLLMFLTAVIVFTRCRGICFVWYKTITKKVIDRHPKVADKSEYKYDAYLCYSKNDFEWVQNSLLKHLDSQYFDKNRFTLCFEERDFLPGEEHINNIRDAIWNSRKTVCIVTRQFLKDGWCVEAFNFAQSRYFSDLKDVLIVVVVGSLSQYQLMKHKPIRNFLQRSQYLRWPEDYQDVDLFLNNLSCQILKEKKVQRKRNGIELQTVATLSH from the coding sequence ATGATGTTATGTCAACTGCTAGTACTTGTCTTTGGAATATCACTAGCTAGTGATGTATACGCATTTAGAAGCTGTTATTCAGAAGCCCAAGTCTCCGTATATTATTATTGCAACCTCACAGATattccaactgtgccaaaggatACAGTGAAGTTTTTGCTAACTTTCAACTATATCACACAAGTGACTGCAACTTCATTTCCACTGCTGGAGCACTTGTTTCTGTTGGAAATCGGAACGCAGTATGTCTATCCTGTTACCATAGGAAAAGGAGCTTTCAGGAACCTGCCAAACCTTCGTATCTTAGACTTGGGATACAACAACATTCTTCAACTGGATATTGATGCTTTTGTGGGCTTGCCACGCCTGGCTGTACTCCGTCTGTTTCAGAACAACCTTGGAGCTTCCATCCTGGAGGAACATTACTTTCAAGATTTGAGCTCATTAGAAGAACTGGATCTTTCAGGGAACCAAATCACAAAACTTCAGCCTCATCCCTTGTTTTATAATCTGACAGCCTTGAAAACTGTGAACCTGAAATTCAACCCAATATCCAACCTGTGTGAGAGCAATCTGACCAGCTTCCGAGGGAAACACTTCTTATTTTTTAGCCTCAATTCGAATTACTTGTACAAGACAGATGAAACAACCTGGGCCAAATGCCCAAATCCTTTCAGCAACATCACGTTTACCTCACTAGACCTTGGTGTCAATGGCTGGAGCACAGAGAAAGTCCAAGCTTTCTCTTCAGCAATTAAAGGGACGCAAATAGGTTCTTTAATATTTAGCTTTCATATAATGGGTTCTGGATTTGGCTTTAATAACTTAAAAAACCCAGATCAGAATACGTTTGCAGGACTAGCAAGAAGTGATCTCCGTTTGCTTGATATTTCAAATGGTTACATTTTCGCTCTGAAATCTTTAATCTTTCAAAGCCTTGGTAGTCTGGAATCACTGAACCTTTTCAAAAACAAGATAAACGAAATCCAAAGGCAAGCATTTTTTGGCTTGAGAAACCTAAAAACTCTCAATCTCTCAAGTAATCTTTTAGGCGAGTTGTATGATTATACTTTTACAGGTCTACATAGTGTCATGTATATTGATCTACAGCAAAATCATATTGGGATAGTTCAAGAAAAATCATTCAGTAACTTAGTAAGTCTGAAGATAATTGATCTTCGAGACAATGCCATTAAAAAgctcccttccttcccacatCTGACCTCTGCTTTTTTTGGTGACAATAAACTAATGTCCATAGCTGGCAAAACACTAGCAGCAACATACCTGGAATTAGAAAGAAATTGGTTGGCAAACCTGGGTGACCTGTACATCCTTTTCAAAGTTCCAGATGTGCAGTATATCTTCTTAAAACAGAATCGCTTCTCCTATTGTGTGAAAAATGATAACATTATAAAAAACCAACAGTTAATCTATATGGATCTAGGTGAAAATATGTTACAGCTTGTGTGGGAGAGAGGTTTATGTTTGGATGTGTTCCATGGACTGTCCGAACTTCAGGTTCTACATCTGAATAACAACTACCTTAGTGCTCTTCCACAGGAGGTTTTTAGAGGTTTAACATCCCTAAAAAGACTTAATCTAGCTTCCAACCTATTGTCTCATCTTTCTCCTGGGATTTTCCCACAAAGCCTAACAAACCTAAACTTATCTGGAAAccagcttttttcccctgatcCTGAAGTCTTTATGACTTTGAGTATTTTGGATATAACACATAATAACTATGTTTGTGACTGTACTTTAAAGAGCCTACTAGTGTGGCTAAATGAAACCAACGTAACCCTAGCTGGCTCAGAGTCTGACAGGTACTGTGTATACCCACCTGCATTTGCAGGGGTACCACTGTCATCTCTGACATATGATGGTTGCAGTGAAGATGAACTCCAGCAAACACTCAGGTTCTCATTATTTGTCTTCACCTCTGTCACTCTTCTAATGTTTCTGACGGCAGTCATCGTTTTTACTCGCTGTCGGGGTATTTGTTTTGTCTGGTATAAAACTATAACCAAAAAAGTGATAGATAGGCATCCAAAAGTAGCAGATAAAAGCGAATACAAATACGATGCGTATTTGTGCTACAGCAAAAATGACTTTGAATGGGTCCAGAATTCATTGCTGAAGCACTTGGATTCACAGTATTTTGATAAAAACAGATTTACCTTGTGCTTTGAGGAAAGAGATTTCTTGCCTGGGGAAGAACATATCAACAATATTCGGGATGCCATTtggaacagcaggaaaactgtTTGCATTGTGACCAGGCAGTTTCTCAAAGATGGGTGGTGTGTGGAAGCCTTTAATTTTGCCCAGAGCAGGTACTTTTCTGATCTGAAGGATGTCCTCATTGTGGTAGTGGTTGGGTCCCTTTCTCAATACCAGCTGATGAAACACAAACCAATTCGAAACTTCTTACAAAGGAGTCAGTATCTACGGTGGCCTGAAGATTATCAAGATGTGgacttgtttttaaataacCTTTCTTGCCaaattctgaaggaaaagaaagtgcaaAGGAAACGTAATGGTATAGAGCTGCAGACTGTAGCAACACTCTCACATTGA